A genomic region of Alicyclobacillus sp. SO9 contains the following coding sequences:
- a CDS encoding class I adenylate-forming enzyme family protein, which produces MLKAAEKRRHDIEQRFQNWPRRTVARHFQEQSKAYGERPLILTPTEEFSYEEVWNQAWSLAKSLMALGVKRRQHVAVLMANEPEFVFLYLAVSIVGAVCIPINTMLKRDELKYLLEQSDSEWLFIHQMAGSVNHGETVSQLMDAQPGTQTNQPGTQTKKTAIQQVVCIPNGGSGLDSRFTLWDEFVSMGEATPDSEVQSRFDSSGYPDEVANIIYTSGSTGLPKGVMLTHDMLLRCSYSTALSRAFQDGRRIYTGLPLYHVFALEEGLLAVSFAGGCVITASNFAPGQSLELITNYKANDFLCVPSMLVAMLNQPNVEDYDYSSLHSLMCAAAPAPVPVWERALRIFGVSEICTGYGGTEVTGSTVHTEVDDPVETVVTRVGRIKPAGSTGLSEFGGANVEYKVIHPETGEDLNKDSIGELTVRGNIVTRGYYNKPEETAANIDKDGWLKTGDLGRIDEQGYIEFLGRSKDVVKVSGENVSPKEIEEVITRHPAVAQAYVVGVPDRMTTEAGAAFIELKPGETCSRREMMKWCQNHLARFKVPRHYWFVESSQWPMTGSGKIQKFRLKELAQERLGADSQVTEKTPQ; this is translated from the coding sequence ATGTTAAAGGCCGCTGAAAAACGTCGACATGACATAGAACAACGGTTCCAAAACTGGCCCAGACGCACTGTAGCAAGGCACTTTCAGGAGCAGTCGAAAGCGTACGGTGAACGCCCGCTGATTCTCACGCCAACCGAGGAATTCAGCTATGAAGAAGTCTGGAATCAGGCATGGAGTCTGGCAAAATCATTGATGGCGCTTGGGGTCAAACGACGGCAACATGTTGCTGTACTGATGGCCAATGAACCTGAGTTTGTATTTCTGTATTTGGCTGTTTCTATCGTCGGCGCTGTGTGCATCCCCATCAATACGATGCTGAAACGAGATGAACTGAAGTATCTGCTGGAACAATCCGACAGCGAGTGGTTGTTTATCCACCAGATGGCTGGAAGCGTAAACCACGGCGAGACTGTCTCACAACTCATGGATGCTCAACCTGGAACTCAAACTAATCAACCTGGAACTCAAACTAAAAAAACGGCGATTCAACAGGTGGTTTGCATTCCAAACGGTGGGAGCGGCTTGGATTCCCGTTTTACCTTGTGGGATGAGTTTGTATCTATGGGAGAGGCGACGCCGGACAGCGAGGTGCAATCCCGCTTCGACAGCTCAGGTTATCCGGATGAGGTGGCGAATATCATTTATACGTCGGGATCGACCGGATTGCCCAAGGGAGTCATGTTGACACACGACATGCTGCTGCGGTGCTCGTATTCCACTGCACTGAGCAGAGCTTTTCAAGACGGCAGGCGCATCTACACGGGGCTGCCGTTGTATCATGTGTTCGCGCTGGAAGAGGGCCTCTTGGCGGTGTCTTTTGCGGGCGGATGCGTTATTACAGCCTCCAACTTTGCCCCGGGTCAGTCGCTGGAACTGATAACAAACTACAAGGCCAATGATTTCTTGTGCGTCCCATCCATGTTGGTGGCGATGCTTAACCAACCCAACGTGGAGGACTATGATTACTCCTCCCTGCATTCGCTGATGTGTGCTGCTGCCCCGGCGCCGGTGCCAGTGTGGGAGCGTGCGCTGCGTATCTTTGGTGTGAGCGAAATTTGTACAGGGTATGGGGGGACGGAGGTGACGGGATCGACAGTGCATACTGAAGTAGACGATCCCGTCGAAACAGTGGTCACACGAGTCGGCCGCATCAAGCCGGCAGGGAGTACCGGATTGTCCGAATTTGGCGGTGCCAACGTGGAGTACAAAGTTATTCATCCCGAGACAGGAGAAGACCTGAACAAAGACTCCATCGGCGAACTGACAGTGCGCGGCAACATTGTGACGAGAGGCTACTACAACAAGCCGGAGGAAACAGCGGCTAACATCGATAAAGACGGCTGGTTAAAAACGGGCGATCTCGGTCGCATCGACGAACAAGGCTACATCGAGTTCCTTGGCCGCAGCAAGGATGTTGTGAAGGTATCCGGAGAAAATGTGTCACCCAAGGAGATTGAAGAGGTCATAACCCGCCATCCTGCTGTAGCGCAGGCGTATGTGGTTGGTGTCCCTGATAGGATGACAACAGAAGCAGGTGCTGCATTTATTGAATTGAAACCCGGAGAAACCTGTTCGAGACGGGAAATGATGAAGTGGTGCCAGAATCATTTGGCAAGATTTAAGGTGCCTCGGCACTACTGGTTTGTGGAGAGCAGTCAGTGGCCCATGACGGGATCGGGGAAGATTCAAAAATTTAGGTTGAAAGAGCTGGCACAAGAAAGACTCGGCGCAGATAGTCAGGTCACCGAAAAGACGCCGCAGTAA
- a CDS encoding ABC transporter permease gives MMKLIGNENMKIYRRKRTWIMMGFLVAALILAAILIFTHQHQTSSNWKHNLTVQNTQLEQTLSHNKKHMSSSAVSSLQAQIQMNNYDIAHNINPNQTTGWKFAAQAKNLSTLLIAFILVVAGDIVASEFSTGTIKMLLTQTATRTKVLAAKFTSMLLFGLFATAFMFVASYIIGGLFFGFTGADAPTFYTDAHQHIQHMPTVAYLLMQYGFMLVQLILMATIAFMISSIFRSSALAITISLLAFVVGRVLVQALLSYHWVKYILFTNSDLSQFVVNGPMVKGLTLGFSLTMVIAYFVVMNLLAWLFFVRRDVAYT, from the coding sequence ATGATGAAACTCATTGGAAACGAAAACATGAAGATCTATCGGAGAAAGCGCACTTGGATAATGATGGGGTTTCTTGTCGCCGCGCTAATTTTGGCCGCGATTCTCATTTTTACGCACCAGCACCAGACATCAAGTAATTGGAAACATAATTTGACAGTACAGAATACTCAATTGGAACAAACGCTGAGTCACAATAAGAAGCACATGTCATCTTCGGCAGTGTCATCTTTACAAGCGCAAATCCAGATGAATAACTACGATATTGCTCACAACATCAACCCCAACCAAACGACGGGATGGAAGTTTGCGGCACAGGCCAAGAACCTGTCTACCCTGCTCATCGCGTTCATTCTCGTCGTTGCTGGGGATATTGTGGCCAGTGAGTTCAGTACAGGTACCATCAAAATGCTCCTCACGCAGACCGCTACCAGAACCAAGGTGCTGGCAGCAAAGTTTACTTCTATGCTGTTGTTTGGGCTCTTTGCAACCGCCTTTATGTTTGTGGCGTCATACATTATTGGCGGACTGTTCTTCGGTTTCACCGGTGCCGACGCGCCTACTTTTTATACTGATGCGCACCAGCACATCCAACACATGCCGACAGTGGCGTATTTGCTGATGCAATATGGATTTATGCTAGTGCAACTCATTTTGATGGCGACGATTGCCTTCATGATATCCAGTATATTCCGAAGCAGCGCTCTGGCTATCACCATCTCCTTGCTGGCGTTCGTTGTAGGCAGAGTGTTGGTGCAGGCACTGCTGAGCTACCATTGGGTCAAGTATATTCTGTTTACCAACAGCGACTTGTCTCAGTTTGTTGTGAACGGCCCCATGGTCAAAGGATTGACCTTAGGCTTTTCGCTCACAATGGTCATTGCCTACTTTGTTGTGATGAACCTGCTGGCGTGGCTGTTCTTTGTTCGCCGCGACGTAGCATATACTTGA
- a CDS encoding ABC transporter ATP-binding protein: MTSNTAVEIRDLTKKIGRKTIVDSLSFDIPKGEVFGLLGPNGAGKTTTIRMMVGLISITRGDVHIAGYDVRNNFKAAMSHVGAIVENPEMYKFLTGFQNLKHYANMSNGVTQDRIMEVVKQVGLEDRIHDKVKTYSLGMRQRLGLAQALLRSPDVIILDEPTNGLDPAGIRELRDYLRNLAANEGIAVIVSSHLLSEMELMCDRVAIIQSGKLIDVRSIRDKQLDSAMEQPVVIEVDNAAVASRILTEAFPDLKVETDTKLSAANHASEGVASERPVSESATLKETVSEATAPDGVATENAVPEATAAGATAAGATVPEVEPGSTATAVLQMLLTREQVPDVVHALDSQGVRIYGVQTLSKTLEETFLEMTGGAVK, encoded by the coding sequence ATGACTTCGAACACAGCTGTCGAAATTCGAGATTTGACAAAAAAGATTGGTAGAAAAACCATTGTTGACAGCCTTTCCTTTGATATCCCTAAGGGTGAGGTTTTTGGCTTGCTCGGACCCAATGGAGCAGGGAAGACGACGACCATCCGCATGATGGTAGGCCTTATCTCCATTACACGGGGTGATGTACACATCGCCGGGTACGATGTTCGCAACAACTTTAAGGCTGCTATGAGCCATGTCGGGGCAATCGTTGAAAACCCAGAGATGTACAAATTTCTCACAGGGTTTCAGAACCTGAAGCACTACGCAAACATGTCCAACGGCGTGACCCAGGATCGCATCATGGAAGTCGTCAAGCAAGTGGGACTGGAAGACCGCATTCACGATAAGGTGAAAACCTATTCTTTAGGAATGCGGCAGCGGCTCGGACTTGCACAGGCTTTGCTTCGTAGTCCCGACGTCATCATTTTGGACGAGCCTACCAATGGCCTCGATCCCGCCGGAATCCGAGAACTTCGCGACTACCTCCGAAACCTGGCGGCCAACGAAGGCATCGCCGTCATTGTTTCCAGCCACTTGTTGTCAGAGATGGAACTCATGTGCGATCGCGTTGCCATTATCCAATCGGGCAAACTCATCGACGTTCGTTCTATCCGTGACAAGCAGTTAGACAGTGCCATGGAGCAGCCTGTTGTGATTGAAGTCGACAATGCAGCAGTCGCCAGCAGAATTCTCACAGAGGCGTTTCCTGACCTCAAAGTGGAGACAGATACCAAACTCAGTGCTGCTAACCACGCTTCGGAAGGTGTTGCCTCCGAGAGACCAGTGTCGGAGAGCGCAACGCTCAAGGAAACTGTGTCCGAAGCCACTGCGCCGGACGGCGTTGCCACAGAGAACGCAGTGCCGGAAGCAACTGCGGCGGGAGCAACTGCGGCGGGAGCAACTGTGCCGGAAGTAGAACCGGGATCGACTGCAACAGCAGTTCTTCAGATGCTTTTAACCCGGGAACAAGTTCCGGATGTCGTCCACGCCCTCGACTCGCAGGGAGTACGCATTTACGGCGTACAAACCCTAAGCAAAACTCTGGAAGAAACCTTCTTGGAGATGACAGGTGGTGCAGTGAAATGA
- a CDS encoding peroxiredoxin, which produces MVLSSTYPSQGCVSQGDAAPAFTADAFAKGKQREVKLEDYRGKWVVLVFYSSDFTFVUPTELAAVAVIYPRLKELDAKVLAISTDSIYSHKVFSETSPSMQHVSYALLSDRNHRISRSYGVLNEEKGTAMRSTVIINPEGLIEAKLVYPSQVGRNTAEVIRILEALQFNRQSNLGAPANWVPGKPGIPIDISHAGKI; this is translated from the coding sequence ATTGTCTTATCCTCAACCTATCCATCACAAGGTTGTGTGTCTCAGGGTGATGCAGCACCTGCATTTACTGCGGATGCTTTTGCAAAGGGAAAACAGCGGGAGGTTAAATTAGAGGATTACAGAGGTAAGTGGGTCGTTCTTGTCTTTTATTCAAGTGACTTTACCTTTGTCTGACCGACAGAACTGGCTGCGGTCGCAGTCATTTATCCGAGGCTGAAAGAACTGGACGCCAAAGTCCTTGCTATAAGCACAGACAGCATCTACAGCCACAAAGTGTTTAGTGAAACCTCTCCCTCAATGCAGCATGTAAGCTATGCCCTGTTAAGCGACAGAAACCACCGCATCAGCAGAAGTTACGGTGTGTTGAATGAGGAAAAGGGGACGGCAATGAGATCGACCGTAATTATCAATCCTGAAGGGCTCATCGAAGCGAAACTGGTGTATCCATCTCAGGTCGGAAGAAACACAGCAGAAGTCATTCGTATTTTAGAAGCACTGCAGTTTAACCGACAATCAAACTTGGGAGCACCCGCAAACTGGGTGCCTGGTAAACCAGGCATACCCATCGACATTTCACACGCAGGTAAAATATAG
- a CDS encoding ATP-binding cassette domain-containing protein: MNFPGQVILRLDNITKKFGGNTVLSNISLSLHSPQSLAVVGQNGSGKTTLLRIISGLEPVSEGTRRVSPDSLKIGFVPARFPKLRFSPLEYSHLVDLLANRVVHIHEGNILSDVLNQKSADEEVIVIQAHVPSQTHTASLDTIPGVVWMKRQNGRTTFHVTRSKSDEVLHKLLQLNATILSLNPLSARGIN; the protein is encoded by the coding sequence GTGAATTTTCCCGGCCAGGTAATCTTGCGATTGGATAACATAACCAAGAAATTTGGAGGCAACACAGTCCTCAGTAACATTTCTTTGTCCCTTCATTCTCCTCAGTCTTTAGCCGTTGTCGGGCAGAACGGATCCGGGAAAACAACGCTTTTGCGTATCATATCTGGATTGGAGCCCGTATCTGAAGGAACAAGACGGGTGTCTCCGGATTCTCTCAAAATTGGTTTCGTACCCGCACGCTTTCCAAAACTCCGATTTTCACCGCTGGAATACTCTCATCTTGTAGATTTGTTAGCAAACCGGGTCGTACATATCCATGAGGGGAACATTCTGTCCGATGTCCTGAATCAGAAAAGCGCTGACGAAGAGGTCATTGTCATTCAAGCTCACGTGCCGTCGCAGACTCATACAGCGTCTTTGGATACCATTCCTGGAGTGGTCTGGATGAAGAGACAAAACGGCAGAACCACTTTTCATGTGACGCGCAGCAAGAGTGATGAGGTCCTGCACAAATTATTGCAGTTGAATGCAACCATTTTGTCTCTCAACCCTCTGTCCGCCCGAGGTATAAACTGA
- a CDS encoding carboxylesterase — MRQANLVREEYCVLLHGFTGDPTELAPLTEALRELEYHVSVPHLAGHDGTYSGLSGVSADQWIDSAEKPVIEALERGPVHLIGFSMGALIAAILASKQPIASLTMLSPALNYASPELLLRQAKVFLKGHFQSSSEESEYLRKRPSGFLVTPPSSVVQFGSVVRRAKQVLYKVTVPVCIIQGDMDEVIHPKSSQYVYNSVQSPHREIHQLPRSRHHVCLDVESDTVISKVTAFLSHCC; from the coding sequence ATGAGGCAGGCGAACCTTGTGAGAGAGGAATACTGTGTTTTGCTGCACGGGTTTACCGGGGATCCAACTGAGTTGGCTCCGCTGACTGAAGCACTGCGTGAGCTGGAGTATCACGTGTCCGTTCCACACTTGGCGGGGCACGACGGTACCTACTCTGGCCTCAGCGGGGTCTCGGCAGACCAGTGGATTGACAGCGCAGAAAAACCTGTCATAGAGGCTCTAGAGCGGGGGCCGGTCCATCTCATCGGCTTTTCAATGGGCGCTCTTATTGCCGCAATACTGGCCAGCAAACAGCCCATTGCCTCGCTGACCATGCTGTCACCGGCTTTGAATTATGCCAGCCCTGAACTCTTGCTTCGACAAGCAAAGGTTTTCCTAAAGGGCCACTTTCAGTCTTCCAGTGAGGAATCAGAGTATCTGCGCAAGCGTCCCAGCGGTTTTTTGGTCACGCCTCCCAGCAGTGTAGTCCAGTTTGGAAGCGTGGTTCGAAGAGCAAAGCAAGTTCTGTACAAGGTGACGGTCCCGGTTTGTATTATTCAGGGTGACATGGATGAAGTCATTCATCCCAAAAGTTCGCAATACGTGTATAACAGTGTGCAGTCACCTCATCGCGAGATTCACCAGCTTCCGCGTTCGCGTCACCACGTGTGTTTAGATGTTGAATCAGACACAGTGATTTCCAAAGTAACAGCGTTTCTATCTCATTGCTGCTGA
- a CDS encoding NAD(P)-dependent oxidoreductase, producing MKIFIAGATGAVGRLLLPMLVQAGHQVVGTTRRTEKAASIEKTGARAVVADVYDLESLTAVLREVRPDVVMHQLTALSDMDFAENSRVRIEGPRNLVDACLRAGVNHIVAQSVAWAYALGDGLAVEADALDSEADGARGRFVRGVTALEHAVSELPQYVILRYGKLYGPGTWYDKDEMTAQQVLAGELTATPGIESFLHVADAAHAAVEALQWPNGAVNIVDDNPAPGTQWVPVYAKALGAPMPPVSQTCEGWERGASNRKARREYGWRPTYPSWELGFSESLQ from the coding sequence ATGAAGATATTTATTGCGGGAGCAACGGGTGCAGTCGGAAGACTGCTGCTGCCTATGTTAGTTCAAGCCGGTCATCAAGTGGTCGGAACAACACGACGGACTGAGAAAGCAGCTTCCATTGAAAAGACTGGCGCCCGTGCAGTGGTGGCAGATGTCTATGACTTAGAAAGCCTTACTGCTGTACTGAGAGAGGTTCGACCCGATGTTGTGATGCATCAGCTCACGGCTCTCAGTGACATGGACTTTGCTGAGAACAGCAGAGTGCGAATCGAGGGTCCAAGAAATCTTGTAGATGCGTGTCTTAGAGCGGGAGTCAATCACATCGTTGCGCAGAGTGTTGCATGGGCCTATGCACTAGGAGACGGTCTCGCAGTGGAAGCAGATGCCCTTGACAGTGAGGCTGATGGTGCCAGAGGGCGGTTCGTCCGTGGAGTGACCGCTTTAGAACACGCAGTTTCAGAACTCCCGCAATACGTGATACTCCGTTACGGGAAACTGTATGGACCCGGTACTTGGTATGACAAAGATGAAATGACGGCCCAACAAGTACTTGCAGGGGAACTTACGGCCACGCCCGGCATTGAGTCCTTCCTGCATGTTGCGGATGCCGCACACGCTGCTGTTGAAGCGTTGCAGTGGCCAAACGGTGCTGTAAATATAGTAGATGATAATCCTGCTCCTGGAACACAGTGGGTTCCAGTGTATGCAAAGGCATTAGGTGCACCTATGCCCCCTGTAAGCCAGACTTGTGAAGGCTGGGAACGGGGAGCATCGAATCGAAAGGCCAGGAGAGAATATGGATGGAGACCGACATATCCCAGTTGGGAGTTAGGATTTAGCGAGAGTCTACAATGA
- a CDS encoding GNAT family N-acetyltransferase, translating into MLSSTDSRSELESRRLVFRRYCDEDLPFLEALLANPEVMRYIGNGQVRDKAEARTFLSRIYDMYATGEMMGLRILERKTDRSAIGHAGIVLQVVDDAIELEIGYWIAREYWMQGYATEAAARLKEYGTQELENSRFVSLIQPGNTGSRKVALHIGMKLEKEIKRNGQDVLVYATCT; encoded by the coding sequence ATGTTGTCGTCTACAGACTCAAGGTCAGAACTAGAGTCACGGCGGCTTGTGTTCCGACGATACTGTGACGAAGACCTGCCTTTTCTTGAAGCGTTGCTGGCAAATCCCGAAGTCATGCGCTACATTGGCAACGGCCAGGTAAGGGACAAGGCGGAGGCTAGAACTTTTTTAAGCCGGATTTACGACATGTATGCAACCGGAGAGATGATGGGACTGAGGATTCTTGAGAGAAAGACGGACAGGTCCGCAATTGGACACGCTGGGATTGTTTTGCAAGTTGTGGATGATGCCATAGAACTGGAGATAGGATATTGGATTGCTCGCGAATACTGGATGCAAGGTTATGCGACTGAAGCCGCGGCGAGACTAAAGGAGTATGGAACACAGGAGTTGGAGAACAGCAGATTCGTATCTCTCATTCAGCCCGGAAACACCGGATCACGGAAAGTCGCTCTGCACATTGGCATGAAGCTCGAAAAGGAAATCAAGCGAAATGGACAAGATGTGCTTGTCTATGCCACCTGTACATAA
- a CDS encoding molybdopterin-dependent oxidoreductase, protein MSSFAHKQDGVFPAVCSLDCPDQCGLLVHKKDGKIVKVEGDPSHPVTQGHICNKVRQLPERIYDKDRLQYPLKRIGKKGEGVFQRITWDEAIATITAKWKERIENQGPDRILPYSFYGNMGQVHAEGMDRRFFNRLGASRLDQTICNSAGSAGYGYTMGGSFGTPPEDTIHAKLFIFWGINAVSTNMHQVAIAERARKHGAKIVVIDVHKNQTGRWADWFIPVLPGTDTALALGLMHVLFEQNYVNEGFLRDYTVGSEELRHHVKQYTPEIVSKLTGVPAANINRLAALYGETLPSFIRIGNGLQHHDNGGMAVRTIACLPALTGQWLHQGGGALKGNSGYLQTNSVNLQRPHLRANKRTRTVNMNQLGDALLSLLPPILSLYVYNSNPAIVAPEGTKVRQGLMRENLFTVVHDLFVTETAKYADIVLPATSSFENTDLYTSYWHQYMQLQQPVAAPYGESKSNSDVFRLLAKAMGYDDPEFDDTDVEMIQQALDNPSNPRIQNITFDELRARNFMKAQSKPLFPGRLPTPSGKIELYSEQMARHGYPPLPTFKPLIQDSDAPYLFVPGPNHHFLNTTFANNMLHQQLAKEPKLYMNGQDAENAGINDGDVVSVYNHRGICTLTAAVGEDVLPGVVVSQGLFAEGAEGDNLVNTLTPDRLADMGGGATFFSGRVYVEKMGK, encoded by the coding sequence TTGTCTTCATTTGCTCATAAACAGGATGGTGTTTTTCCTGCTGTTTGTTCATTGGACTGCCCGGATCAGTGCGGTCTGCTCGTTCATAAAAAGGACGGAAAGATTGTCAAAGTGGAAGGGGACCCAAGCCATCCGGTGACGCAAGGACACATTTGCAACAAAGTGCGTCAACTTCCTGAACGCATTTATGACAAAGATCGGCTGCAATACCCGCTGAAACGTATCGGCAAGAAGGGTGAAGGCGTGTTTCAACGCATAACTTGGGATGAAGCAATTGCGACAATTACCGCTAAATGGAAAGAACGGATTGAAAACCAGGGTCCGGACAGAATCCTTCCCTATAGTTTTTACGGTAATATGGGTCAGGTACATGCTGAAGGCATGGACAGACGTTTCTTCAACCGTCTTGGTGCCAGCCGTCTCGACCAGACCATTTGCAATTCTGCCGGCAGCGCAGGCTACGGGTACACCATGGGTGGAAGCTTCGGTACTCCGCCGGAAGATACCATCCATGCAAAGCTCTTTATCTTCTGGGGGATTAACGCAGTCAGCACGAACATGCACCAGGTGGCAATTGCTGAAAGAGCGCGCAAGCACGGTGCTAAAATCGTTGTCATCGATGTCCACAAAAACCAGACAGGAAGATGGGCAGACTGGTTTATCCCAGTTCTACCTGGAACGGATACAGCCCTCGCACTTGGTCTGATGCACGTTTTGTTTGAGCAAAACTATGTGAATGAAGGCTTTCTTAGGGACTACACCGTGGGCTCTGAAGAGCTTCGTCATCACGTAAAGCAGTACACACCAGAAATCGTTTCGAAGCTTACCGGTGTACCTGCTGCGAACATTAACCGACTGGCCGCACTATATGGCGAGACGCTGCCTTCGTTCATTCGGATTGGCAACGGTCTGCAGCACCATGACAACGGCGGTATGGCCGTACGTACCATTGCGTGCTTACCTGCGTTAACAGGCCAGTGGCTGCATCAAGGCGGAGGCGCCCTGAAGGGGAACTCTGGCTACTTGCAAACGAACTCCGTCAACCTGCAGCGTCCACACTTGAGAGCAAACAAGCGAACTCGAACAGTGAACATGAATCAACTCGGGGACGCCTTGTTGTCTCTCTTGCCGCCGATTCTGTCTCTGTACGTGTACAACAGCAATCCAGCCATCGTGGCTCCGGAAGGCACAAAGGTAAGACAGGGTTTAATGCGGGAAAATCTGTTTACCGTTGTTCACGATTTGTTTGTGACGGAAACCGCAAAATACGCCGACATCGTACTTCCAGCAACGTCTTCCTTTGAGAATACGGATTTATATACCAGCTACTGGCATCAGTACATGCAACTGCAGCAGCCCGTGGCAGCACCGTATGGTGAATCCAAGTCGAATTCAGATGTCTTCCGGCTCCTCGCAAAGGCTATGGGCTATGATGACCCGGAGTTCGATGACACAGACGTTGAAATGATTCAACAAGCCCTAGACAACCCTTCGAATCCCAGAATTCAAAACATCACCTTCGATGAACTTCGCGCTCGCAACTTCATGAAGGCCCAAAGCAAACCGCTGTTTCCAGGCAGGTTGCCAACGCCAAGCGGGAAAATTGAGTTGTATTCAGAACAAATGGCGCGGCACGGGTATCCTCCGCTTCCCACGTTCAAACCTCTGATACAAGACAGCGATGCTCCGTACTTGTTTGTACCGGGTCCAAATCACCACTTTCTGAACACTACCTTTGCAAACAATATGCTGCACCAGCAGTTGGCAAAAGAACCGAAACTGTATATGAATGGTCAGGATGCGGAGAATGCGGGTATTAACGACGGCGATGTTGTTTCCGTCTACAACCACCGCGGCATCTGCACCCTGACTGCAGCCGTGGGGGAAGATGTGCTGCCAGGAGTCGTCGTGAGCCAGGGGCTTTTTGCAGAAGGAGCAGAAGGCGACAATTTGGTCAATACGCTTACACCTGACCGTTTGGCAGATATGGGCGGAGGGGCCACGTTTTTCTCGGGCAGAGTCTATGTCGAAAAAATGGGAAAGTAG